A DNA window from Myxococcota bacterium contains the following coding sequences:
- a CDS encoding PilZ domain-containing protein, protein MDAPAVLIVDDGELDEIEAILTDLGAAGERCSDGSLDPLPRPRALLVTSGPRAMEMPPLMGEAEPIWVCLYGPDFLPLREHLKDKGVHYLVSAELPRRGLALFLNQLLHGGSDERGVRRIPLSCALTLEVGFEKRAAQLIELSRESCVIATGEEIPDGPRLKVCLPAELTGDQNLELEGQWVRSERDERPGEVPQVHSVIRFPSLGADDMARIHDLLTGHAPGAQVTPLVAEPDTVSEDSRADWLSDDLPPDFQETAGWNQEHGERRRDPRVPYDRQVDALRWPGHAGLRTGLGHDLSRSGVRIIAAAPPPLGTSLTLALYGSKREEPVLVDAEVVRAGEGDVGLRFLRLDPGQRRGIDRLIEAAPQLEDLEADRSPLHIAEMIRD, encoded by the coding sequence ATGGACGCGCCCGCGGTTCTCATCGTCGACGACGGTGAGCTCGACGAGATCGAAGCCATCCTGACGGACCTCGGAGCCGCCGGCGAGCGCTGCTCCGACGGTTCGTTGGACCCGCTCCCGCGCCCCCGGGCCCTGCTCGTGACGTCGGGACCCCGGGCGATGGAGATGCCCCCTCTCATGGGCGAGGCCGAGCCGATCTGGGTGTGCCTCTACGGCCCGGACTTTCTGCCCCTGCGCGAACATTTGAAGGACAAGGGAGTTCACTACCTGGTCTCGGCGGAGCTTCCGCGCCGGGGATTGGCCCTGTTCCTGAACCAGCTCCTCCACGGCGGCTCGGACGAGCGCGGCGTGCGCCGGATCCCGCTCTCCTGTGCGCTCACCCTGGAGGTGGGCTTCGAGAAGCGGGCGGCCCAGCTGATCGAGCTGTCTCGCGAGAGCTGCGTGATCGCGACCGGAGAAGAGATCCCGGACGGGCCGCGCTTGAAGGTGTGTCTGCCGGCCGAGCTCACGGGCGATCAGAACCTCGAGCTCGAAGGCCAGTGGGTGCGCTCCGAGCGCGACGAGCGACCCGGCGAGGTCCCCCAGGTCCACTCGGTGATCCGCTTCCCGTCCTTGGGCGCCGACGACATGGCCCGGATTCACGATCTGCTCACCGGCCACGCGCCCGGCGCGCAGGTGACTCCGCTCGTGGCCGAGCCCGACACGGTCTCCGAGGATTCGCGCGCGGACTGGCTCTCCGACGATCTCCCCCCCGACTTCCAGGAGACCGCGGGCTGGAATCAGGAGCACGGAGAACGGCGACGCGATCCGCGCGTTCCCTACGACCGCCAGGTCGACGCGCTGCGCTGGCCGGGGCACGCGGGGTTGCGCACCGGGTTGGGACACGACCTGTCGCGTTCGGGTGTGCGCATCATCGCGGCGGCGCCGCCGCCGCTGGGCACGTCGCTCACGCTCGCCCTCTACGGCAGCAAGCGCGAGGAGCCCGTACTCGTCGACGCTGAAGTGGTGCGAGCCGGGGAGGGCGACGTCGGTCTCCGCTTCCTGCGGCTCGACCCGGGCCAGCGGCGCGGGATCGATCGCCTGATCGAGGCCGCTCCCCAGCTGGAGGATCTCGAGGCCGACCGCTCGCCCCTGCACATCGCGGAGATGATCCGCGACTAG
- a CDS encoding EAL domain-containing protein → MSQTSRDESVQRHGGVTPPFRTLLLSADPDCRAQVEHALLRGQDEEEFALFSTHDVEEAIAQLGAESFEALLIDLSGFAGERLAHLERVRRAGVRLPVLILSDEDDQDEALAALRTGAQDYVAFPAEGGRRLVRSLRHAMERHRLIDELEAARHSALHAATHDALTQLPNRYLLEQQMQRVLPQAARSRTSAAILYLDLDRFKSINDTLGHSAGDAVLTQVSQRLARCTRLGDVVARVGGDEFLILLSEIGGDHAPSAVANKIHAEMREPFRLNGREFWIGVSIGISVFPRDGSNPEALIRSADLALYQAKSNGRSQSHFYNEDLNSAARSRHAREQGLRKALESGGLRIVYQPIVDAGSLEVVGAEALLRWNDPTLGVVSPAEFIPVAEEIGLIVPLGDAVIRTACEQLAQWKREGHRLRMMVNVSAHQIAEERLRRTVVQALWDSDIAPGELELEVTESALMRDEDEAIRTFRALKRMGVGISLDDFGTGFSSLNYLKRFPVDTVKIDRSFVRDLAFDADDAAIVAAILSIARQLDLRVVAEGVETEEQRSFLSERRCDWLQGFLLSPPLPPDAFRELLRTGIALKSDDGES, encoded by the coding sequence ATGAGTCAGACGAGTCGCGACGAGTCCGTCCAGCGACACGGCGGTGTGACGCCCCCGTTCCGGACGCTGCTGCTCTCCGCCGACCCGGACTGTCGCGCACAGGTCGAGCACGCATTGTTGCGCGGGCAGGACGAGGAAGAGTTCGCGCTCTTCTCGACCCATGACGTCGAGGAGGCGATCGCGCAGCTGGGTGCCGAGTCCTTCGAGGCACTCTTGATCGACCTCTCGGGTTTCGCCGGCGAGCGTCTGGCCCATCTGGAGCGGGTGCGGCGAGCCGGCGTGCGACTGCCGGTCCTGATCCTCTCCGACGAGGACGATCAGGACGAAGCGCTCGCGGCCCTGCGTACCGGCGCCCAGGACTACGTGGCGTTCCCCGCGGAAGGAGGGCGACGCCTCGTCCGCAGCCTGCGGCACGCGATGGAGCGTCATCGCCTGATCGACGAGCTCGAGGCGGCGCGCCACAGCGCGCTGCACGCGGCGACTCACGACGCGCTCACCCAGCTCCCGAACCGCTACCTGCTCGAACAGCAGATGCAGCGCGTGCTTCCGCAGGCCGCGCGTTCCCGCACCAGCGCGGCGATCCTCTACCTGGACCTCGATCGCTTCAAGTCGATCAACGACACCCTTGGCCACAGCGCAGGTGATGCGGTGCTGACCCAGGTGTCCCAGCGGCTCGCGCGCTGCACCCGCCTCGGCGACGTCGTGGCAAGGGTGGGCGGAGACGAGTTCCTCATCCTGCTGTCGGAGATCGGCGGCGATCACGCGCCCTCGGCTGTCGCCAACAAGATCCACGCCGAGATGCGCGAGCCTTTCCGGCTGAACGGCCGCGAGTTCTGGATCGGCGTCAGCATCGGGATCTCGGTGTTCCCGCGCGACGGTTCGAACCCCGAAGCACTGATCCGGAGCGCGGACCTGGCGCTCTACCAGGCGAAGTCGAACGGGCGTTCCCAGTCCCACTTCTACAACGAGGATCTGAATTCGGCGGCGCGTTCTCGACATGCCCGGGAACAGGGCCTTCGCAAGGCGCTCGAGTCGGGCGGATTGCGCATCGTCTACCAGCCGATCGTCGACGCCGGCTCGCTCGAAGTGGTGGGCGCCGAGGCGCTCCTGCGCTGGAACGATCCGACCCTGGGCGTCGTATCGCCGGCCGAGTTCATCCCGGTGGCCGAGGAGATCGGGTTGATCGTTCCGCTGGGCGACGCGGTGATCCGGACCGCCTGCGAGCAGCTCGCCCAGTGGAAGCGCGAAGGGCACCGACTGCGCATGATGGTCAACGTCTCGGCGCACCAGATCGCCGAGGAGCGGCTGCGCCGCACGGTCGTGCAGGCACTCTGGGATTCGGACATCGCGCCGGGCGAGCTCGAGCTGGAGGTGACCGAGAGCGCGTTGATGCGCGACGAGGACGAGGCGATCCGCACCTTTCGCGCCCTGAAGCGCATGGGCGTCGGAATCTCCCTGGACGACTTCGGGACGGGCTTCTCCTCGCTCAACTACCTCAAGCGCTTCCCGGTCGACACGGTGAAGATCGACCGTTCCTTCGTGCGTGATCTGGCCTTCGACGCCGACGACGCGGCCATCGTGGCGGCAATCCTCTCGATCGCGCGCCAGCTGGATCTGCGCGTCGTTGCCGAGGGTGTCGAGACCGAGGAGCAGCGCAGCTTCCTCTCGGAGCGCCGCTGCGACTGGCTCCAGGGCTTCCTCCTGAGTCCGCCGCTCCCCCCCGACGCGTTCAGGGAGCTCCTGCGGACAGGCATCGCACTGAAGAGCGACGACGGCGAGAGCTAG
- a CDS encoding tetratricopeptide repeat protein translates to MKPISLFLVIALTLVCACSSGRVARPYYPPIDLSARDWIEVETPTFRVRSDAPPEAARVAATELERFAGLLSRATQVVPTERATVYAIADPKVLAAVLPDFARGVRANIHSGGLIVAPIQNVDDTRATLSHEIVHELMAQQRIRYPTWYTEGLAEFLESTQVRHDLATIGRPETMRAMALAARGRIPVWQLLDPTHSPHEDLHAYYANAWLVVHYLHTGRRPSGESPLDAGVDYLERLAVGEPWRSAFETAFGTSLAAFDEEVEAHLEFLKTRYRLIDFEEPIPEDEPEMEVRTLAPEVVAAQLAEATIQFGHYRAAAALALVAPWYRDPEAPRANAVFGLAEATLGVTDRASRAVDVALASAPDDPAVLQLAGDVAYRLAVNEKQVDRERLREARTRYERSRRLGSTTPGLEWRIARTFGAGLPGDDLETRREIVERALTRYPEDGQLLLGLARIHVDAGREEEARRLLRTVIDGNWYPGLREEARRRLEALGEPATRS, encoded by the coding sequence ATGAAGCCGATTTCCCTGTTCTTGGTCATCGCCCTCACGCTCGTCTGCGCTTGCAGCTCGGGACGCGTCGCACGCCCCTACTACCCGCCCATCGACCTGTCCGCGCGCGATTGGATCGAGGTCGAGACCCCGACGTTCCGGGTGCGATCGGACGCCCCTCCCGAGGCAGCGCGGGTGGCGGCAACGGAGCTCGAGCGCTTCGCGGGACTCCTCTCGCGGGCCACCCAGGTGGTCCCGACGGAACGAGCCACGGTTTACGCCATCGCGGACCCGAAGGTTCTCGCCGCCGTGCTCCCGGACTTCGCCCGGGGTGTTCGCGCGAACATCCACTCGGGTGGCCTGATCGTCGCCCCGATCCAGAACGTCGACGACACCCGGGCGACCCTCTCCCACGAGATCGTCCACGAGCTGATGGCGCAGCAGCGGATCCGCTATCCGACCTGGTACACGGAGGGACTCGCCGAGTTCCTGGAATCGACCCAGGTTCGCCACGATCTGGCGACCATCGGCCGGCCGGAGACGATGCGGGCGATGGCGCTCGCGGCGCGCGGGCGGATCCCGGTCTGGCAACTGCTGGACCCGACGCATTCCCCGCACGAAGACCTCCACGCGTACTACGCGAACGCATGGCTCGTCGTCCACTACCTGCACACCGGGCGGCGCCCGAGCGGTGAATCCCCTCTCGACGCCGGTGTCGACTACCTCGAGCGCCTGGCGGTGGGCGAGCCCTGGCGGAGCGCCTTCGAGACCGCCTTCGGGACGTCGCTCGCGGCCTTCGACGAGGAAGTCGAGGCGCACCTCGAGTTCCTGAAGACCCGCTATCGGCTGATCGACTTCGAGGAACCGATCCCGGAAGACGAACCCGAGATGGAAGTCCGGACGCTCGCGCCCGAGGTCGTGGCAGCGCAACTCGCCGAGGCCACGATCCAGTTCGGGCACTACCGAGCCGCCGCCGCGCTGGCTCTCGTCGCACCGTGGTACCGGGACCCGGAGGCGCCGCGCGCGAACGCCGTGTTCGGCCTTGCCGAAGCCACCCTCGGTGTGACGGATCGCGCATCCCGTGCCGTCGACGTCGCGCTGGCCTCGGCGCCGGACGATCCCGCCGTCCTGCAGCTGGCGGGCGACGTGGCGTACCGCCTGGCAGTCAACGAGAAGCAGGTCGACCGGGAGCGCTTGCGCGAAGCCCGGACGCGCTACGAGAGGTCGCGACGGCTGGGATCCACCACGCCCGGTCTCGAGTGGCGCATTGCCCGCACCTTTGGTGCGGGCCTCCCGGGCGACGATCTCGAGACGCGCCGAGAGATCGTGGAGCGAGCGCTCACACGGTATCCCGAGGACGGCCAGCTCTTGCTCGGACTGGCGCGGATCCATGTCGATGCCGGTCGCGAGGAAGAGGCGCGCCGCCTGCTTCGAACGGTCATCGACGGGAACTGGTACCCCGGCCTCCGCGAGGAGGCCCGCCGTCGGCTCGAGGCACTGGGGGAGCCGGCGACGCGCTCCTAG
- a CDS encoding methyltransferase domain-containing protein, translated as MPRRFPALLCLLCACLALGCGAWKRFGYEGFSRDGWQQPDQVLRLLEISPGDRVADIGAGGGYFSFRFADAVGAEGRVFAVDVDDDMLEYLTGRVADEGRTNVEVVRGAFEDPQLPDGEIDLVFLSNTYHHIQDRPDYFRGVLGDLSPRGRVAIVELDDRSWFPRTFGHYSEPDAIVREMEAAGYVRVADHAILERQSFQIFAPTKGG; from the coding sequence ATGCCCCGACGTTTCCCGGCCTTGCTCTGCCTGCTCTGCGCCTGCCTCGCGCTCGGCTGCGGCGCCTGGAAGCGCTTCGGCTACGAGGGTTTCTCACGGGACGGCTGGCAGCAGCCCGACCAGGTCCTTCGCCTCCTGGAGATCTCCCCGGGCGATCGCGTCGCCGACATCGGCGCCGGCGGTGGCTACTTCAGCTTCCGGTTCGCCGACGCCGTGGGAGCCGAGGGTCGTGTCTTCGCCGTGGACGTCGACGACGACATGCTCGAGTACCTCACGGGTCGTGTCGCGGACGAAGGCCGGACCAACGTCGAGGTGGTCCGAGGCGCGTTCGAGGATCCGCAGCTTCCCGACGGCGAGATCGATCTGGTGTTCCTCTCGAATACCTACCATCACATCCAGGACCGCCCGGACTACTTCCGCGGGGTGCTCGGCGACCTCTCACCGCGGGGTCGCGTCGCCATCGTCGAACTCGACGACCGCAGCTGGTTCCCGCGCACCTTCGGCCACTACAGCGAGCCCGATGCGATCGTCCGGGAGATGGAAGCCGCGGGCTACGTCCGCGTCGCGGACCATGCGATCCTGGAGCGCCAGAGCTTTCAGATCTTCGCTCCGACGAAGGGGGGATGA
- a CDS encoding alkaline phosphatase gives MKRFAPLSALALGAWVLFANPVPGRADPSADAWRRQGQAAVQRALDRSPLSRPARNVILFIGDGMGVSTVTAARIFEGQLRGQPGEENTLAFERLPHVALVKTYNTNQQVADSAGTATAMLTGVKTRAGVINLSPSAPRGRPADAALRLRTLFEEAKARGVGTGIVSTARITHATPAAAYAHTSERDWESDADLSDEAQAAGVRDIARQLVEFANGSGLDVILGGGRAQFLPNTTADPEYPEKKGARKDGENLIESWRAGGKDRHFVWNREQLTTLSPTEPGALFGLFEPSHMQFEAQRPRDGAGEPSLAEMTGVAIERLAQGDEGYVLLVEAGRIDHGHHASSAFLALHDTIAFSNAVATAVQRVDLSETLIVVTADHSHVFTVAGYPTRGNPILGLVHGNDVHGEPQTEPAKDASGLPYTTLGYANGPGYPGASDSQPEGPKQLPHFPRKAEGVTKGRPDLGEVDTMHPRYLQESAVPLIAETHAGEDVPLYADGPGAALFHGVREQSYVYHAIHAALGWNEPKPQ, from the coding sequence ATGAAGCGATTCGCACCCCTCTCCGCTCTCGCTCTCGGCGCCTGGGTCCTGTTCGCGAACCCCGTCCCGGGCCGGGCGGACCCGAGCGCGGACGCCTGGCGCCGACAGGGCCAGGCCGCGGTCCAGCGCGCACTCGACCGCTCCCCACTCTCCCGGCCCGCCCGCAACGTGATCCTGTTCATCGGCGACGGCATGGGCGTGAGCACGGTGACCGCAGCCCGGATCTTCGAAGGACAGCTGCGGGGCCAGCCCGGCGAGGAGAACACGCTGGCCTTCGAGCGTTTGCCCCACGTCGCACTGGTCAAGACCTACAACACGAACCAGCAGGTGGCCGACTCGGCGGGGACGGCGACGGCCATGCTCACCGGCGTGAAGACACGCGCGGGCGTGATCAACCTGTCGCCCTCCGCACCGCGCGGGCGACCGGCCGACGCAGCGCTGCGCCTGCGGACCCTCTTCGAAGAGGCGAAGGCGCGGGGCGTCGGCACCGGAATCGTGAGCACGGCGCGCATCACCCACGCCACCCCCGCGGCCGCCTACGCTCACACGAGCGAACGCGACTGGGAGTCCGACGCGGACCTCAGCGACGAGGCGCAGGCGGCGGGCGTCCGCGACATTGCGCGCCAGCTCGTCGAGTTCGCCAACGGGTCCGGCCTCGACGTCATCCTCGGGGGCGGCCGCGCCCAGTTCCTGCCGAATACCACCGCCGATCCCGAGTACCCCGAGAAGAAAGGCGCTCGAAAGGACGGCGAGAATCTGATCGAGAGCTGGCGCGCCGGGGGCAAGGACCGCCACTTCGTCTGGAATCGGGAGCAGCTGACGACGCTCTCGCCGACCGAACCCGGTGCGCTCTTCGGTCTCTTCGAGCCGTCCCACATGCAGTTCGAGGCCCAGCGCCCGCGCGACGGCGCCGGCGAGCCCTCCCTCGCAGAGATGACCGGCGTCGCGATCGAGCGCCTCGCCCAGGGTGACGAAGGCTACGTGCTGCTCGTGGAGGCGGGCCGCATCGACCACGGGCACCACGCCTCGAGCGCGTTCCTCGCCCTCCACGACACGATCGCCTTCTCGAATGCGGTGGCGACGGCGGTCCAGCGCGTCGACCTGTCGGAGACCCTGATCGTCGTGACCGCCGACCACAGCCACGTCTTCACGGTCGCCGGCTACCCGACGCGCGGAAATCCGATCCTCGGCCTCGTGCACGGCAACGACGTGCACGGCGAGCCCCAGACCGAACCGGCGAAGGACGCGAGCGGACTTCCCTACACGACCCTGGGCTATGCCAACGGGCCCGGCTACCCGGGCGCTTCCGATTCCCAACCCGAGGGGCCGAAGCAGCTGCCCCACTTCCCGCGCAAGGCCGAGGGTGTGACGAAGGGGCGGCCCGACCTCGGCGAGGTGGACACGATGCACCCGCGCTACCTCCAGGAGAGCGCGGTGCCGCTGATCGCGGAGACCCACGCCGGGGAAGACGTTCCGCTCTACGCCGACGGCCCGGGCGCGGCACTCTTCCATGGAGTCCGCGAGCAGAGCTACGTGTATCACGCGATCCACGCCGCGCTGGGTTGGAACGAACCGAAGCCTCAGTGA
- a CDS encoding uracil-DNA glycosylase family protein, translated as MPPTTAGALRQAARRLSRELRELSFAAPVSHVYDPLDYARKPHDRYLETYAKARKRVVFLGMNPGPFGMAQTGVPFGEVGFVRDFLGLEAAVGRPEREHPKRPIQGFGCERSEVSGTRVWGAIRSEFGTPGRFFRQFFIANYCPLLFMEASGRNRTPDKLPVAEREALYVACDRHLRRVVTVLEPSWVVGIGAFASERAQTVLGDRVRHARILHPSPANPRAQKDWAGQARRELEQQGVCRRARPARAGASK; from the coding sequence ATGCCCCCCACCACAGCCGGCGCCCTCCGCCAGGCCGCCCGGCGACTCAGCCGCGAGCTGCGCGAGCTCTCGTTCGCCGCGCCCGTGAGTCACGTCTACGACCCGCTCGACTACGCGCGGAAGCCCCACGACCGCTACCTCGAGACGTACGCGAAAGCGCGGAAGCGGGTGGTGTTTCTCGGCATGAACCCCGGCCCGTTCGGCATGGCCCAGACAGGCGTTCCCTTCGGCGAGGTCGGCTTCGTGCGCGACTTCCTCGGACTGGAAGCGGCGGTGGGTCGGCCCGAGCGCGAGCATCCGAAGCGACCGATTCAGGGTTTCGGCTGCGAGCGCAGCGAGGTGAGTGGCACCCGCGTGTGGGGCGCGATTCGCAGCGAGTTCGGAACCCCGGGGCGGTTCTTCCGCCAGTTCTTCATCGCGAACTACTGCCCTCTCCTCTTCATGGAAGCGAGCGGACGCAACCGCACCCCCGACAAGCTGCCCGTGGCGGAGCGCGAGGCGCTCTACGTCGCCTGCGACCGCCACCTGCGGCGCGTGGTCACCGTGCTCGAACCCAGCTGGGTCGTCGGCATCGGGGCGTTTGCCAGCGAGCGCGCGCAGACCGTGCTCGGCGACCGCGTGAGACACGCGCGGATCCTGCACCCCAGCCCCGCCAACCCCCGGGCCCAGAAGGACTGGGCTGGGCAGGCACGACGCGAACTCGAACAGCAGGGGGTGTGCCGCCGCGCCCGTCCTGCACGCGCAGGAGCCTCGAAATGA
- a CDS encoding ATP-binding cassette domain-containing protein: MSAGQGVETRVRLEGVELAFGERAIFRGLDCEFPRGQISMLLGGSGAGKSTLLRTVAGLARPQRGRVEVAGEDITAMSERDLFGVRQHIGMLFQHGALLDAMSVFDNVALPLREHTKLSEQDVAQEVERRLVAVGLPDTGHLFPRELSGGMLRRAALARAIVTDPEIVLCDEPFSGLDPVNVRRIEKLFTTLNERLGLTLLITSHHIPSSLRMGHQIVFLQDGKAVRGAPEAIRYHDDPRVAGFFAAELDADAEPEEEL, from the coding sequence ATGAGCGCAGGGCAGGGGGTCGAGACCCGGGTTCGCCTGGAAGGGGTGGAGCTGGCTTTCGGCGAGCGCGCGATCTTCCGCGGTCTGGACTGCGAGTTTCCTCGCGGACAGATCTCGATGCTCCTGGGCGGGAGCGGCGCGGGCAAGAGCACCTTGCTCCGCACCGTGGCCGGCCTCGCGCGGCCGCAGCGCGGTCGCGTGGAAGTGGCTGGCGAAGACATCACTGCGATGTCCGAGCGCGATCTCTTCGGCGTGCGCCAGCACATCGGCATGCTCTTCCAGCACGGGGCGCTGCTCGATGCGATGAGCGTGTTCGACAACGTGGCGCTTCCGCTGCGCGAGCACACGAAGCTCTCCGAGCAGGACGTGGCCCAGGAGGTCGAACGTCGCCTCGTCGCGGTGGGGCTTCCCGATACGGGACATCTCTTCCCGCGCGAACTCTCGGGCGGCATGCTGCGACGCGCGGCCCTGGCGCGCGCGATCGTCACCGACCCGGAGATCGTGCTGTGTGACGAGCCCTTCTCCGGTCTCGATCCCGTGAACGTGCGCCGCATCGAGAAGCTCTTCACGACATTGAACGAGCGACTGGGCCTCACCCTGTTGATCACCTCGCACCACATTCCCTCGTCGCTGCGGATGGGTCACCAGATCGTGTTCCTGCAGGACGGGAAAGCGGTGCGGGGCGCACCCGAGGCGATCCGGTACCACGACGATCCCCGCGTCGCCGGCTTCTTCGCGGCCGAGCTCGATGCAGATGCCGAGCCCGAGGAAGAGCTGTGA
- a CDS encoding MlaE family lipid ABC transporter permease subunit yields MKPLRDLGYRTVSFVGHLGRIATFVGEISLHVWRPPWRLRRLIAELYDVGVLSLAIVCLSGVTVGAVLGLQGYTTLARFGAESSLGAVVGLTLVRELGPVLTALLVTGRAGSAMAAEIASMVQTEQLDGLRMMSIDPVDFVVTPKALAMLLVMPMLNALFIAFALFGGYVVGVELLGLEGGTYVSSMESSITFENDIAGTLLKSVIFGGLIGAIATYRGFISEPTSAGVSAATTGTVVTGSVAVLLFDYVITALWGV; encoded by the coding sequence GTGAAACCGCTTCGCGATCTCGGCTATCGCACGGTGTCCTTCGTCGGGCATCTGGGTCGCATCGCGACCTTCGTGGGTGAGATCTCGCTTCACGTGTGGCGGCCGCCGTGGCGGCTGCGACGATTGATCGCCGAGCTCTACGACGTCGGCGTGCTCTCCCTGGCGATCGTCTGCCTCTCCGGAGTGACCGTTGGCGCGGTCCTGGGCCTCCAGGGCTATACGACCCTCGCGCGCTTCGGCGCCGAGAGCAGCCTCGGCGCCGTCGTCGGCCTGACGCTGGTGCGCGAGCTCGGGCCGGTGCTCACCGCGCTGCTCGTGACCGGTCGCGCCGGCTCCGCGATGGCGGCAGAGATCGCCTCGATGGTGCAGACCGAGCAGCTCGATGGCTTGCGGATGATGTCGATCGATCCGGTCGACTTCGTCGTGACCCCGAAAGCACTGGCGATGCTGCTGGTGATGCCGATGCTGAATGCGCTGTTCATCGCGTTCGCGCTCTTCGGAGGCTACGTCGTCGGCGTGGAGCTGCTCGGGCTCGAAGGCGGCACCTACGTGTCGAGCATGGAAAGCTCGATCACTTTCGAGAACGACATCGCCGGTACCCTACTGAAGTCGGTCATCTTCGGCGGCCTGATCGGCGCCATCGCCACCTATCGCGGCTTCATCAGCGAGCCGACGTCCGCCGGCGTGTCCGCTGCGACGACGGGGACCGTGGTCACCGGGTCGGTCGCCGTGCTCCTCTTCGACTACGTCATCACCGCGCTCTGGGGCGTCTAG
- the mlaD gene encoding outer membrane lipid asymmetry maintenance protein MlaD — protein sequence MQPSATRDLIVGLFVAAGLATIAYLSIQVGGVSYAGRGGLELYATFDEIGGLKARAPVAIAGVTVGQVRSIDLDELLRARVTLEVDADLELPIDSSAGIRTQGLLGDQFIALEPGGEDALLQSGEEIEFTESALSIERLIGRFVQDSGIDSD from the coding sequence ATGCAACCGTCCGCCACCCGCGATCTCATCGTCGGCCTCTTCGTCGCCGCTGGCCTCGCCACCATCGCGTATCTCTCGATCCAGGTGGGTGGGGTGAGCTACGCCGGACGCGGCGGGCTCGAGCTCTACGCCACCTTCGACGAGATCGGTGGCCTGAAGGCGCGCGCTCCCGTCGCGATCGCCGGCGTCACGGTCGGCCAGGTGCGCTCGATCGATCTCGACGAGCTCTTGCGCGCGCGGGTGACCCTCGAGGTCGACGCGGACCTCGAGCTGCCGATCGACTCCTCGGCGGGCATCCGGACCCAGGGCCTGCTCGGTGACCAGTTCATCGCGTTGGAACCCGGCGGCGAGGACGCGCTGCTCCAGAGCGGCGAGGAGATCGAGTTCACCGAGAGCGCCCTCTCGATCGAGCGACTGATCGGCCGCTTCGTGCAAGACTCGGGCATCGATTCGGACTGA
- a CDS encoding VacJ family lipoprotein, with amino-acid sequence MHRSARFLALALLAGAIGSLPLSSLGEETDVENVETADPVPSSGVHDPWEPLNRATFAFNDTTDRWFLEPVAIGWDTVVPHRAQQGISDFFANLAFPRQFVNAALQGNGEAAGHEFGRFVMNTLFGLGGLLDPATAVGIPNPSEDFGQTLGVWGVPAGPYLVIPFLGPSNPRDAVGLIVDNFLAVERWFVPATVSYVATATEIVNLRALSIETIRAERASAFDFYAAVRSASVQFRANQVRDREEAPDASDADEDLYYFDDEEEYDDALEADE; translated from the coding sequence ATGCACCGATCTGCCCGGTTCCTCGCCCTCGCGCTGCTCGCGGGGGCCATCGGGTCGCTGCCCTTGTCGTCCCTGGGTGAAGAAACGGACGTGGAAAACGTCGAAACCGCGGATCCGGTGCCGAGCTCCGGCGTTCACGACCCCTGGGAGCCGCTCAATCGCGCGACCTTCGCCTTCAACGACACCACCGATCGCTGGTTCCTCGAGCCCGTGGCGATCGGATGGGACACAGTCGTGCCACATCGGGCACAGCAGGGGATCTCCGACTTCTTCGCCAACCTGGCTTTTCCACGGCAGTTCGTGAACGCGGCCCTGCAAGGGAACGGCGAAGCAGCTGGCCACGAGTTCGGACGCTTCGTGATGAACACGCTCTTCGGGCTGGGCGGACTCCTCGACCCGGCGACCGCCGTCGGCATCCCGAACCCGTCCGAGGACTTCGGTCAGACCCTGGGCGTCTGGGGCGTACCGGCCGGGCCCTATCTCGTGATCCCCTTCCTCGGACCCTCGAACCCGCGCGACGCGGTCGGGCTCATCGTGGACAACTTTCTCGCCGTCGAGCGCTGGTTCGTGCCCGCCACCGTTAGCTACGTCGCCACCGCGACCGAGATCGTGAATCTGCGAGCGCTGTCGATCGAGACGATCCGGGCCGAGCGCGCATCGGCCTTCGATTTCTACGCGGCGGTCCGCAGTGCCTCCGTGCAGTTCCGCGCGAATCAGGTGCGCGACCGCGAGGAGGCGCCCGACGCGTCCGACGCGGACGAGGATCTCTACTATTTCGACGATGAAGAGGAGTACGACGATGCGCTTGAAGCCGATGAGTAG